In a single window of the Candidatus Methylomirabilota bacterium genome:
- the pgk gene encoding phosphoglycerate kinase yields MSDMAKLCIDDLQLQGKRLLIRVDFNVPIDEHGTITDDTRIRAALPTINYAIQHGAKLLLISHLGRPKGGPNPKYSLGPVVGRLAALLGRPVEMAEDCVGSQVKTRTDRMEPGDVLMLENCRFHPEEEKNDEAFSRALAELCDLYVNDAFGTAHRAHASTAGVTRFVKQSACGFLMQTELKQLGALLDHPQRPFIAILGGAKVSDKIGVLANLLPKVDGFLIGGGMAYTFLKAQGHEVGSSRVEDAGLKVAQETMVQAGRANVAIHLPSDHVIAERIDANASTRNVDGAIPTGFMGLDIGPATVGRFVREIERAKTILWNGPMGVFEMAPFQAGTFALAKAVATSGAHSVIGGGDTAAAVVQAGVAEQMTHISTGGGASLEFLEGKELPGIAVLTDKGQGMGDRG; encoded by the coding sequence GTGAGTGATATGGCTAAATTATGCATCGATGATCTTCAATTACAAGGCAAACGGCTCCTGATTCGTGTCGATTTCAACGTCCCGATTGACGAACACGGGACGATCACCGACGACACGCGGATCCGCGCGGCCCTTCCGACGATCAACTACGCAATCCAGCACGGTGCAAAGCTCTTGCTCATCTCCCACCTTGGCCGGCCGAAGGGCGGACCGAACCCGAAGTATAGCCTCGGGCCGGTAGTGGGACGATTGGCGGCACTGCTGGGGAGGCCGGTCGAAATGGCCGAGGACTGCGTGGGATCGCAGGTGAAGACAAGGACCGACCGGATGGAGCCCGGAGACGTCTTGATGCTGGAGAACTGCCGCTTTCATCCGGAGGAGGAAAAGAACGACGAAGCGTTCTCCAGGGCATTGGCGGAGTTGTGTGATCTGTACGTCAACGACGCCTTTGGTACGGCCCATCGCGCCCACGCCTCCACCGCCGGCGTGACGCGATTCGTCAAGCAGTCGGCGTGCGGGTTTCTGATGCAGACAGAGCTCAAACAGCTCGGTGCGCTGCTGGACCACCCTCAACGCCCCTTCATCGCCATCCTTGGTGGCGCGAAGGTCTCGGACAAGATCGGCGTCCTAGCCAATCTGCTGCCGAAGGTGGATGGGTTCCTGATCGGCGGCGGCATGGCCTACACCTTTCTGAAGGCGCAAGGGCACGAGGTGGGCAGTTCTCGGGTGGAGGACGCCGGACTGAAGGTCGCGCAGGAGACGATGGTGCAGGCCGGCCGCGCGAATGTGGCCATCCATCTGCCAAGCGACCACGTCATTGCTGAGCGAATCGACGCCAACGCATCGACCAGGAACGTCGATGGGGCGATCCCGACCGGGTTTATGGGGCTCGATATCGGTCCCGCGACAGTCGGACGTTTTGTGCGAGAGATCGAACGGGCCAAGACGATCCTGTGGAATGGGCCGATGGGCGTCTTCGAGATGGCGCCGTTTCAGGCAGGGACCTTCGCCCTGGCCAAGGCGGTGGCGACCTCCGGCGCGCATTCGGTGATCGGGGGCGGCGATACCGCCGCCGCCGTCGTCCAGGCCGGAGTCGCCGAGCAGATGACCCACATCTCAACGGGTGGGGGCGCATCCCTGGAGTTCTTGGAAGGCAAAGAGCTGCCGGGTATCGCCGTGCTCACGGACAAAGGACAGGGAATGGGGGATAGGGGTTAG
- a CDS encoding triose-phosphate isomerase, which translates to MRIPVIAGNWKMYKTPSEAVGLAEGIVKALSSLDGPELVVCPPFTALTAVGPVIAGTRIGLGAQDLHWAKEGAYTGEVSADMLLDIGCRYVIIGHSERRQYFGETDERVNKKGRAALTSGLTPIICIGETLTEREAGRADAVVEMQLKGALSGLSPEQVQGLILAYEPVWAIGTGKTATPDQAEEMHAHIRKTIAMLVDAESAGGIRILYGGSVKPDNAKELLQRSEIDGALIGGASLQADSFAAIANAAVR; encoded by the coding sequence ATGCGAATCCCAGTCATTGCCGGTAACTGGAAGATGTATAAGACGCCGTCCGAGGCCGTCGGTTTGGCGGAGGGTATCGTGAAGGCCCTGTCATCACTCGATGGGCCTGAACTCGTTGTGTGCCCCCCATTTACGGCGCTGACCGCCGTCGGTCCGGTGATTGCCGGCACGAGGATCGGTCTTGGTGCGCAGGACCTGCATTGGGCCAAAGAGGGGGCCTATACCGGCGAGGTGTCGGCCGACATGCTCCTCGATATCGGGTGCCGCTATGTGATCATCGGCCACTCCGAACGGCGACAGTATTTCGGAGAGACCGATGAGCGTGTCAATAAGAAGGGCCGCGCGGCACTGACGAGCGGTCTGACCCCGATTATCTGTATCGGGGAGACCCTTACTGAACGGGAGGCGGGACGCGCCGACGCCGTGGTGGAGATGCAACTCAAAGGGGCGCTGTCCGGTCTGTCACCGGAGCAGGTACAGGGGCTGATCCTTGCCTATGAGCCGGTCTGGGCCATCGGTACGGGCAAGACGGCCACCCCGGACCAGGCCGAGGAGATGCACGCGCATATACGGAAGACGATCGCCATGCTGGTTGACGCCGAGAGTGCGGGTGGTATCCGTATCCTGTACGGCGGGAGCGTCAAACCGGATAATGCCAAGGAGCTGTTGCAGCGATCTGAGATCGACGGCGCACTGATCGGCGGGGCCAGCCTGCAGGCGGATTCGTTTGCAGCGATCGCCAACGCCGCCGTAAGATAA